From the Streptomyces nodosus genome, the window TGTCGGTGCGCAGCTCGCGGGCGGTGTCGCCGGTCAGCCGGGACGCCAGCTCCAGGGTGTGCTGGTCGGGGTTGCTGACCAGGTGCATCATGCCGTAGCCGCCCGCCTGGCTGGGCAGGCCGTGGTGGCCGTCGAGGTGGGTCTCGCTGTAGCCGAGGGCGATCAGGAGGTCGCGCGGGACGCCGTACTCGGCCGCGGCGCTGCTGAAGGCGTGGGCGACGGGGCCCTCGGCTCTCGCGGTACGGGGCGCGGCGCCAGCGGGCTACACGGCGGCGGCGACCATGGCCAGAGTGCCGAGGCCGGCGAGGGCCGCGCGGCCCAGGGACATGCGGGGCATGGGGTGTGACCTTCCGGGTGGGGGCGCTTCCGGGTGGGGGCGCGGGGGCCGGGGACCTCGTGCGGTCCCCGGCCCCGGGCTGCGGCGGCTCAGATGGTGCCGCTCTCCCACCACCAGGAGCGGCCGAGGTCGGCGCGGCTGTCGACGTGCTGGTGGTCCACGTCGTACCGCTCCAGGCCGGAGAAGCCGCAGGTCTCGGCCTTCTGGTAGACGGTGCGGTTGGCGACGCCGGGCACGTCGAGGTCGGCGGCGGTGCCGTAGAGGTGCATGCTGTCGCTGGCGCCGCCGATCTCGGCGTTGTGCGCGATGCTGCGGAAGCCGGAGTTGACGGTGATCGGCACGTTGCCGAGCTTCTTGCGCAGCGCCTCCAGCTTGTACATGGCCCGGCGGACGTTCTCCTTGACGGCGGCCGCGCTCACCTTGCCGCCGTTGAAGTTTCCGCTCGAACGGTCATAGAACTCGCTCCAGTTGAAGTGCACGGTCGAACCGTCCGACTGCTCAAGGGCGTTGAGCTGCGCCTGGGTCGCGGGCCCGGCGCTGCCGTCGACCGAGAGCCCGTACGCGGCCTGGAAGCGGCGTACTGCGGCGGCCGTACCGGGTCCGAAGTCGCCGTCGATGCTCACCCGCGACTGCGAGGCGGAATCCGCCGCCCAGCCGGCCACCCGGATCTGAAGCTCCGTCACATCGGCGCCGGTGGCGCCCTGGTTCATGGTGCGCGTCCAGTTGTACGCCTGCGCGCTGCCCGACAGCAGGACGGGCCCGGCGATGACGCCCGCGGTGACGGCGAGGGTGCCGCGCAGGACGGTGCGGCGGTCCGGAGAGAAGGTCATCGTGAACTCCCTTGTGCGAGCGGTCAGAAGGCGAGTTGGAACGGCACGACCTGGGCGTCGGTGTCGTAGGCGTGCACACGCAGCTTGAAGCGGGTGCCGTCCTTGACGTCGGTGGCGACGGTCGCCCACTGGGGGCCGAACGTCGAGTAGGTGTTGTCGTGGTTGCACAGCGAGGTGTGGTCCACGAAGACGACGCAGGCGTCCAGGAAGCCGGTGGCCGAGCTGCTGAGCTTGATGTTGATGTCGGAGCAGCGCGAGGTGGTGGTGTAGGTGCCGAACTCGACCGCGGCGGCGGAGTAGTGGTACGTGAGCGGCACGGCGCCGCCGTAGCAGGAGGCCGCTGTGTTCTGGGGCTGGGCGGCGGCGGGCGCGGTGGCGCCGGCGGCGAGGAGCGCGGTGGTGGCGGCGAGTACGGCCGCCGTTCTCCGGGTGCGGGTCATCGGAACTCCGAATCATTTGGGGGGAAGCGGGAGTTGGTGCCCTGGGCGGGTCAGAAGGCGATCTGGACGCGTGCGGAGGAGCCTTCGAGGTCCACGCCGAGGGGCACGGTGAACGTGCTGCCGTCCTTGACGTCGGTGGCGATGGTCTTCCAGCTCCGGCCGACCCGGGTCCAGTAGTTGCACTCGCCGACGCGGGTGAACTTCACACAGGCCCAGACGAATTCGGCGTCGCCGCTCACCATGCGGAGGTTGATGTCGGCACAGCGCGACGTCGTGGTGTAGGGCCCGAACTCGGCGGCGTCCCCGTAGTTCACGGTGACGGCGCCGCCGTAGCAACTGGTGGCCGTCGACGAGGTGTTGGCGGGGGCGGCCGACGCGGTGGCCGGTGCCGAGACGGCGAGGGCCGCAAGCAGGACCGCCGCGGCGGCCGGGTAGGTGAGGATCTTCGCCATCGGGTTCCTTCGGTGTCCGTTCGTTCCATGGGCGCGGGTTGCGGGCTCGTTCGGCGGGCCGGGGACATGCGGAAGGGCGCGGGTGGCGCCTCGGGGAACGGTGCGGCTGAGCGAGTTCATGCTCCGGTGTGCGCTGTCGGCTGTCATGCTCATTCGAACAGGGTGAAATGACAGCGGTGGAGAGGGTGTTGAGCGTGCTTCGCTTCCATTTCTCGGCTGAGGATCTGGCCCGGACCCGGGTTGCCGCCGCCCCGCATCCGCTGTGGGAGATCACCGCCAGCCTCCACCGCTTCCAGACCCCGGCCGGCCGCTGGGCCTACGCGCACTGGTACCGCACGGCCCGCGAGCGGTTACGGGAGGCGGGGCTGGAGAGCGCGGTACGGCAGCTCCTGCTCCCCCTCTTTCCCCGCGCGTCGTACTGGCCGGACTTCCTCACTCCGCTGGAGGGCGTGTCCGGCCTGGAGGCAGGACTGGGGGCGATTCTGGCGACGCCTCCGGAGCGGGTGACGGCGGAACTGGCCACCCTGGCACGGACCAGACGCGTCCCGCCGCACCTGGCCCGGCTGCCGGAGCGGGGGGCCCGCGCCGAGCTGGTGAGCGTGCTGCGGGCCTACCACCGCGCGGTGATCGAGCCCCACGAGGAGTGGATGCACGAGAGCGTCCACGCCGAACGCGTACGCCTGGGGCGGCATCTGCTCGACGGCGGCACCGAGGGCCTGCTCGGGGGACTCGGCCCGGCGGTGCGCTGGCACCATCCCCGACTGGAGATCGGTGCGTACCCGACGCGCCAGGACGTCCGTCTGGAGGGCCGGGGCCTGCTCCTCATCCCGTCCTACTTCTGCTGGAAGGGCCCGGTCTCCCTCGCCGATCCCGCCCTGCCTCCCGTGCTCGCCTACTCCGTCCACCACGAGCCACCCCGCCCGGCGCCCGGCTCCCCCTCCCTGGAGGTCCTCCTGGGCCGGGCCCGGGCCACGGTCCTGCGCGCCACCGCCGCGGGCGCCACCACCACCGAAGCCGCCCACCGCGCGGGCGTGACCCCGGCCACGGCCACGTACCACACCACAGCCCTGCGCGACGCGGGCCTCATCACCAGTCACCGCCACGGCAACACGGTCATCCACACGTTGACGCTGTTGGGGGCGACGATGGTGAGCCGGAACATGAAGGAGGCTCCGCCGGGCGC encodes:
- a CDS encoding D-Ala-D-Ala carboxypeptidase family metallohydrolase, which encodes MTFSPDRRTVLRGTLAVTAGVIAGPVLLSGSAQAYNWTRTMNQGATGADVTELQIRVAGWAADSASQSRVSIDGDFGPGTAAAVRRFQAAYGLSVDGSAGPATQAQLNALEQSDGSTVHFNWSEFYDRSSGNFNGGKVSAAAVKENVRRAMYKLEALRKKLGNVPITVNSGFRSIAHNAEIGGASDSMHLYGTAADLDVPGVANRTVYQKAETCGFSGLERYDVDHQHVDSRADLGRSWWWESGTI
- a CDS encoding helix-turn-helix domain-containing protein, whose amino-acid sequence is MLRFHFSAEDLARTRVAAAPHPLWEITASLHRFQTPAGRWAYAHWYRTARERLREAGLESAVRQLLLPLFPRASYWPDFLTPLEGVSGLEAGLGAILATPPERVTAELATLARTRRVPPHLARLPERGARAELVSVLRAYHRAVIEPHEEWMHESVHAERVRLGRHLLDGGTEGLLGGLGPAVRWHHPRLEIGAYPTRQDVRLEGRGLLLIPSYFCWKGPVSLADPALPPVLAYSVHHEPPRPAPGSPSLEVLLGRARATVLRATAAGATTTEAAHRAGVTPATATYHTTALRDAGLITSHRHGNTVIHTLTLLGATMVSRNMKEAPPGAAGEAVARPGGTLNEQ